The following proteins come from a genomic window of Mycolicibacterium rufum:
- a CDS encoding acyltransferase: protein MTTMWGAPLHKRWRGSRLRDPRQANFLTLASLRWVLANRAYTPWYLVRYWRLLKFKLANPHIITRGMVFLGKGVEIQATPELSQMEIGRWVHIGDKNTIRCHEGSLRIGDKVVLGRDNVINTYLDIELGDSVLMADWCYICDFDHRMDNIELPIKDQGIIKGPVRIGPDTWVGVKVSVLRNTTIGRGCVLGSHAVVRGDIPDYSIAVGAPAKVVKNRKVSWDTSAAQRAELAAALADIERKKASR from the coding sequence ATGACGACGATGTGGGGCGCGCCGCTGCACAAGCGCTGGCGCGGGTCGCGCCTGCGCGATCCTCGGCAGGCGAACTTCCTCACGCTGGCGTCGCTGCGCTGGGTGCTGGCCAACCGGGCCTACACCCCGTGGTACCTGGTGCGTTACTGGCGGCTGCTGAAGTTCAAGCTGGCCAATCCGCACATCATCACCCGCGGCATGGTGTTCCTGGGCAAGGGCGTCGAGATCCAGGCGACCCCGGAACTGTCCCAGATGGAGATCGGCCGCTGGGTGCACATCGGCGACAAGAACACCATCCGCTGTCACGAAGGTTCGCTGCGGATCGGCGACAAGGTCGTGCTCGGCCGCGACAACGTCATCAACACCTACCTCGACATCGAACTCGGTGACTCCGTGCTGATGGCCGACTGGTGCTACATCTGCGATTTCGACCATCGCATGGACAACATCGAGCTGCCGATCAAGGATCAGGGCATCATCAAGGGCCCGGTGCGGATCGGCCCCGACACCTGGGTGGGCGTGAAAGTCAGCGTGCTGCGCAACACCACCATCGGGCGGGGCTGCGTGCTCGGCTCGCACGCGGTGGTGCGCGGCGACATCCCGGACTACTCGATCGCGGTCGGCGCACCGGCGAAGGTGGTCAAGAACCGCAAGGTGTCGTGGGACACCTCCGCGGCGCAGCGGGCGGAACTCGCCGCCGCCCTGGCCGACATCGAACGCAAGAAAGCCTCGCGCTGA
- a CDS encoding PQQ-binding-like beta-propeller repeat protein: MLRRIIVLATTVLIAVLAGCGSTDSWVDARAASGWAAQYADAANSSSSPVSGADTLRLEWVRSVKGDLAAQAALGSGNYLAVNGQTAGGCSLMVWETNNRARQRWCTRLYQGGGLASPLFDGFDNLYIGQPGLVMSYPVTQWIRWRQPVIGMPMTMRFLDPDMLLVVTHLGQVLVFDAHRGTVAGSSMDLVAGVNPRDSERGLQDCRLGGPGCPVAAAPAFSGASNVIVLTLWEPGAEAPVVVGLRYRPGQTPLITREWTSEAVGRSPLASPVLSPDGATAYVNGRDERLWAINTDDGSAKWSVPLGYLAQTPPSVNPDGLIVAGGGPGARLTAIRDTGDGPEKVWSRDDVAPLSTSSLAGVGYTVVGDGDGMALTVFALGDGHTVNSYRLPGATGWPVGVSIGHDRRVVTATSDGRVYGFAAA; this comes from the coding sequence GTGCTCCGGCGAATCATCGTGCTGGCCACCACCGTGCTGATCGCCGTACTGGCCGGCTGCGGGAGCACCGATTCCTGGGTCGACGCCCGCGCTGCGTCCGGCTGGGCCGCCCAGTACGCCGACGCCGCCAACAGCAGCTCCTCCCCGGTCTCGGGGGCCGACACGCTGCGGCTGGAGTGGGTGCGGTCGGTCAAGGGCGACCTCGCCGCACAGGCCGCGCTCGGCTCGGGCAACTACCTGGCGGTGAACGGGCAGACCGCCGGGGGCTGCTCGCTGATGGTGTGGGAGACCAACAACCGTGCGCGGCAACGCTGGTGCACGCGGCTCTATCAGGGCGGCGGCCTCGCGAGCCCCCTCTTCGACGGGTTCGACAACCTGTACATCGGCCAGCCGGGTCTGGTGATGTCCTACCCGGTGACGCAGTGGATCCGCTGGCGGCAGCCGGTGATCGGCATGCCGATGACGATGCGGTTCCTGGATCCGGACATGCTGCTGGTGGTCACCCACCTGGGACAGGTGCTGGTGTTCGACGCGCACCGCGGCACCGTGGCGGGCAGCTCGATGGACCTGGTGGCCGGGGTGAACCCGCGCGACTCCGAACGCGGTCTGCAGGACTGCCGGCTGGGCGGACCGGGCTGCCCCGTCGCCGCCGCCCCGGCATTCTCCGGCGCCTCGAACGTCATCGTGCTGACGCTGTGGGAACCGGGAGCCGAGGCGCCCGTGGTGGTCGGGTTGCGCTACCGCCCCGGTCAGACGCCGCTGATCACCCGTGAGTGGACCAGCGAGGCCGTCGGGCGGAGCCCGCTGGCCAGCCCGGTGCTGTCGCCGGACGGTGCCACGGCCTACGTGAACGGCCGCGACGAGCGGCTGTGGGCGATCAACACCGACGACGGCTCGGCGAAGTGGTCGGTGCCGCTGGGCTACCTGGCCCAGACGCCGCCCTCGGTGAACCCGGACGGGCTGATCGTGGCCGGCGGCGGCCCGGGAGCCCGGCTGACGGCGATCCGCGACACCGGCGACGGACCCGAGAAGGTGTGGAGCCGCGATGACGTGGCCCCGCTGTCGACCTCGAGCCTGGCCGGGGTCGGCTACACCGTGGTGGGAGACGGCGACGGCATGGCGCTGACCGTGTTCGCCCTCGGCGACGGGCACACGGTGAACTCCTACCGGCTGCCGGGCGCCACCGGATGGCCCGTCGGGGTGTCGATCGGACACGACCGCCGGGTGGTCACCGCGACCAGCGACGGCCGCGTCTACGGCTTCGCTGCGGCCTAG
- a CDS encoding esterase, translating into MRILAAALLAAGVLAGWGATPAAAAQPACTDLGGTVDAEQTCHVHIDNPTYTVDYSFPADYPDQQALIAYLTQTRDGFVNVAEMPGSWNLPYVLDGKGTGYRTGPDDGGTRSVVFEVYENVGGAHPQTWYKAFNWDVVKKAPITFDSLFKPGTRPLDVIFPIVQSEVSRQLGVDSPIAAADGLDPSKYQEFALTDDSIIFFFGQGEVMGGAGGALQATVPRSAVASMLA; encoded by the coding sequence ATGCGCATTCTCGCCGCTGCCCTGCTGGCCGCCGGTGTGCTGGCCGGCTGGGGTGCCACGCCGGCCGCTGCCGCTCAACCGGCGTGCACCGACCTCGGCGGCACCGTCGATGCCGAGCAGACCTGCCACGTGCACATCGACAACCCGACCTACACCGTCGACTACTCCTTCCCGGCCGACTACCCCGACCAGCAGGCGCTGATCGCGTACCTGACCCAGACCCGTGACGGATTCGTCAACGTGGCGGAGATGCCGGGCTCGTGGAACCTGCCCTACGTCCTCGACGGCAAGGGGACGGGCTACCGCACCGGGCCCGACGACGGCGGCACCCGCAGCGTGGTGTTCGAGGTGTACGAGAACGTCGGCGGCGCGCATCCCCAGACGTGGTACAAGGCCTTCAACTGGGATGTGGTCAAGAAGGCGCCGATCACCTTCGATTCGTTGTTCAAGCCCGGCACCCGGCCGCTGGACGTGATCTTCCCGATCGTGCAGTCCGAGGTGTCGCGCCAGCTCGGCGTCGATTCCCCGATCGCCGCCGCGGACGGGCTCGACCCGTCGAAGTACCAGGAGTTCGCCCTGACCGACGACTCGATCATCTTCTTCTTCGGTCAGGGTGAGGTCATGGGCGGCGCCGGGGGCGCGCTGCAGGCGACCGTGCCGCGCTCGGCCGTCGCGTCGATGCTCGCCTAG
- a CDS encoding THUMP-like domain-containing protein yields the protein MVLQRHGDGGQAGRHAVVAFGLDEVSFLRSDAGRLALAEVDRLDLTATTLVADIGSVRTRFGDHAAVLVETVQLRRRAAAKFADASQWLFTDEALQQATAGPVAAHRARRLAGATVHDATCSIGSELAALRDSAACVLGSDLDPVRLAMARHNLGAEVALCRADALRPVTARAVVVVDPARRSGARRRFDPRAYLPPLDELLAVLADRDHVVKCAPGIDFAMMAEMGFTGEIEITSLAGSVREACLWSAGLTGVRRRATILDTGEQLTDADPDDCAVAPAGRWLIDPDGAVVRAGLVRHYAARHGLWQIDPDIAYLSGDRLPDGVRGFEVLDTLAYSERHLRQALSARAVGAVEILVRGVDVDPDALRTRLRLRGDDHASVVITRLGSGAASRATAFICRPSR from the coding sequence CTGGTTCTACAACGTCATGGTGACGGGGGTCAAGCCGGGCGGCACGCCGTCGTAGCCTTCGGCCTCGACGAGGTGAGCTTCCTGCGCAGCGACGCGGGGCGGCTCGCCCTGGCCGAGGTGGACCGTCTCGATCTCACCGCGACCACCCTGGTCGCCGACATCGGTTCGGTGCGAACGCGTTTCGGCGACCACGCCGCGGTGCTGGTGGAGACCGTGCAGCTGCGCCGCCGGGCAGCGGCGAAATTCGCCGACGCCTCGCAGTGGCTGTTCACCGACGAGGCGCTACAGCAGGCCACCGCGGGCCCGGTCGCCGCGCACCGCGCGCGACGGCTGGCCGGCGCGACGGTGCACGACGCGACCTGCTCGATCGGGTCCGAGCTTGCCGCGCTGCGTGATTCGGCCGCCTGCGTGCTGGGCAGCGACCTCGATCCGGTGCGGCTGGCGATGGCCCGGCACAACCTGGGCGCCGAGGTGGCGCTGTGCCGCGCCGACGCGCTGCGTCCGGTCACCGCGCGCGCCGTCGTCGTCGTCGACCCGGCGCGCCGCAGCGGTGCCCGGCGCCGGTTCGACCCACGGGCCTACCTGCCGCCGCTCGACGAGCTGCTGGCCGTGCTGGCAGACCGCGACCACGTCGTGAAGTGTGCTCCCGGAATCGATTTCGCGATGATGGCCGAGATGGGCTTCACCGGCGAGATCGAGATCACCTCCCTGGCGGGCAGCGTGCGCGAGGCGTGCCTGTGGTCGGCCGGGCTGACCGGGGTCCGGCGCCGGGCGACGATCCTCGACACCGGGGAACAGCTCACCGACGCCGACCCCGACGACTGCGCCGTGGCGCCCGCCGGCCGCTGGCTGATCGACCCCGACGGCGCCGTCGTGCGTGCCGGCCTGGTGCGCCACTACGCGGCCCGGCACGGGCTGTGGCAGATCGACCCCGACATCGCCTACCTGTCCGGCGACCGGCTGCCCGACGGGGTCCGCGGCTTCGAGGTGCTCGACACGCTGGCCTACAGCGAACGCCACCTGCGGCAGGCGCTTTCGGCGCGCGCGGTGGGGGCCGTCGAGATTCTGGTCCGCGGCGTCGACGTCGACCCCGACGCGCTGCGCACCCGGCTGCGGCTGCGGGGCGACGACCACGCCTCGGTCGTCATCACCCGCCTCGGCTCCGGGGCGGCAAGCCGGGCAACGGCATTCATATGTCGTCCATCACGCTGA